The Sulfurimonas sp. HSL3-2 genome segment CTTGAACTTTCTTCTTGTCAAAAAGTTGGTAAATCGTTTGTTTTGACTTAGTTCCTCGACATATTTTGCAATAGTCTCTTTTAGCTGATTGAGATCATTTGGAATTCTCAGTCTTGCTTCGCCGCAGTTATTAGCCGTAAACCACTCATCGACACGTGAGTTATTCAATCCCATGATAGTAGCCACGATACTTATGCTCGTCAGAGAGTCTATATGCTTGAACTTTGAGTTACAAAGAGCTTTCATATATGTCTTCGCTCTAGAGGTCTGAACGGCATCCAGCCAGCTGCATCTGCTGATAGGTTCTTTTTCCGTGATGATATTGACGATATCACCGTTTTGCAGTTCGGATAACAAAGAGACTTTCTCCTTGTTTACCATACATGAAGATGCACAGTCGCCTATCTTAGAGTGAACTGCATAAGCAAAGTCAAGTGCAACCGCACCTCTTGGCAGCGTATAAGCGTCCCCTTTTGGTGAAAAGACACTGATATCTTCACTGTAAAGATCATTTTTTATCATCTCATAGAAATCTTCTACAGACTCGTTTTGGTACTGAAGATTTTTCAGCCAGTCAAGATTGATCTCATTCCCGCCGTTTTTATATTTCCAGTGGGCTGCGACTCCATACTCTGCCGTTTTATGCATAGTAAATGTACGTATCTGTACCTCAAATATGACATAGTTAAAAAAGACAGAGGTATGGATCGTCTGATAGCCGTTTTCTTTTGCTATAGCGATATAGTCTTTAAATCTTGATGCCAAAGGCTTGAAATGAAGATGGATAATACCAAGTATCTTATAACAGTCGATCTCGCTTTTTGCAAGGATCCTGATAGCAAGAAGGTCTAGGACTTCATCTATCGTTATCCCTTTTCTTTGCATCTTAAGATATATCGAGTACTTATGTTTTACACGGCTGAGTATCTCAAAATCATCTTCACAATAGCCGTTTTGGATCAAGAGTTTTGAGACAGACTGTTTAAAGTCATCGAGTCTTGTCTCCAACTCTCTGTAGTTCGTGTCCAGATAGTTATCTATATAATGTTTTTCCTCTTTAAACAGATATGCAAAGCTCAAGTCTTCAAGCATATTCTTTAAAAAAGAGATACCGAGTCTGTGCGCTATCGGTCCGTAAACGACTAAAGTCTCTTCTGCTATTCTATGTTGTTTATAAGGTGCCAGTGCATCTAATGTCAGCATATTGTGAAGTCTGTCGCAGAGTTTTACGACAAGAACTCTTACATCATGAATACTTGCGACAAGCATCTTTCTAAATGAGAGTGCTGATACTATGAGTTTTTCATCTGATGATGAAGGGATAAGTTCGGCATCGCGGATGATATCTATCTTTGTCAGACCTTCGACAAGATGAGCGACATCAGGACCGAAGCGTTCTGCTATCTCATCAACTGATGTGTCCGTATCTTCGACAATATCATGTAAAAGTGCAGCGATCGCCATCGCTTCGTCATTAGTGATCGTAGCGACTATTGAAGCAACGAGTATCGGATGGATTATGTAGGGTTCACCACTTTTTCTAAACTGATTTTCGTGGGCTTTTGCAGAGAAGTCAAGAGCTTCTTTTAACTTCTCAGAAGGCTGTATCTGCTTATAAAGGTAATCTGTTGCCGAGTCAAC includes the following:
- a CDS encoding RelA/SpoT family protein → MSRLNLEKIKHLHTVDSATDYLYKQIQPSEKLKEALDFSAKAHENQFRKSGEPYIIHPILVASIVATITNDEAMAIAALLHDIVEDTDTSVDEIAERFGPDVAHLVEGLTKIDIIRDAELIPSSSDEKLIVSALSFRKMLVASIHDVRVLVVKLCDRLHNMLTLDALAPYKQHRIAEETLVVYGPIAHRLGISFLKNMLEDLSFAYLFKEEKHYIDNYLDTNYRELETRLDDFKQSVSKLLIQNGYCEDDFEILSRVKHKYSIYLKMQRKGITIDEVLDLLAIRILAKSEIDCYKILGIIHLHFKPLASRFKDYIAIAKENGYQTIHTSVFFNYVIFEVQIRTFTMHKTAEYGVAAHWKYKNGGNEINLDWLKNLQYQNESVEDFYEMIKNDLYSEDISVFSPKGDAYTLPRGAVALDFAYAVHSKIGDCASSCMVNKEKVSLLSELQNGDIVNIITEKEPISRCSWLDAVQTSRAKTYMKALCNSKFKHIDSLTSISIVATIMGLNNSRVDEWFTANNCGEARLRIPNDLNQLKETIAKYVEELSQNKRFTNFLTRRKFKFKESVYQGVKVISNKSISGLIFDYCCHPKMSDPIVGILHGSKVHIHHKMCQNALHQIKENVPMVYVKWEDKKVYHYHIIVSLQNGKGALANFLTYLAKMDIDIMSIVLGKEKVDHVHYCEIDFHSTEANIYHLQGKIEKKVKVINLVRTDDVYKKD